The Falco peregrinus isolate bFalPer1 chromosome 9, bFalPer1.pri, whole genome shotgun sequence genome includes a window with the following:
- the SLC12A5 gene encoding solute carrier family 12 member 5 isoform X2 encodes MLNNLADCEDGDGGASQGDGNPKESSPFINSTDLEKGKEYDGKNMALFEEEMDTSPMVSSLLSGLANYTNLPQGSREHEEAENNDGGKKKPVQAPRMGTFMGVYLPCLQNIFGVILFLRLTWVVGIAGIMESFCMVFLCCSCTMLTAISMSAIATNGVVPAGGSYYMISRSLGPEFGGAVGLCFYLGTTFAGAMYILGTIEILLAYIFPAMAIFKAEDASGEAAAMLNNMRVYGTCVLTCMATVVFVGVKYVNKFALVFLGCVILSILAIYAGVIKSAFDPPSFPICLLGNRTLSRHGFDLCTKMVVEGNETVGSKLWELFCTSRFLNATCDEYFTMNNVTEIEGIPGAASGLIQENLWSSYLTKGVIVEKRGLPSVSPPDTPVDMDQPYVFSDMTSYFTLLVGIYFPSVTGIMAGSNRSGDLRDAQKSIPTGTILAIATTSAVYISSVVLFGACIEGVVLRDKFGEAVNGNLVVGTLAWPSPWVIVIGSFFSTCGAGLQSLTGAPRLLQAISRDGIVPFLRVFGHGKANGEPTWALLLTACICEIGILIASLDEVAPILSMFFLMCYMFVNLACAVQTLLRTPNWRPRFRYYHWTLSFLGMSLCLALMFICSWYYALVAMLIAGLIYKYIEYRGAEKEWGDGIRGLSLSAARYALLRLEEGPPHTKNWRPQLLVLVRGDQEQNVVHPQLLSFTSQLKAGKGLTIVASVLEGTFLDNHPQAQRAEESIRRLMEAEKVKGFCQVVISSNLRDGMSHLIQSSGLGGLQHNTVLVGWPRSWRQKEDHQTWRNFIELVRETTAGHLALLVAKNVAMFPGNQERFSEGHIDVWWIVHDGGMLMLLPFLLRHHKVWRKCKMRIFTVAQMDDNSIQMKKDLTTFLYHLRITAEVEVVEMHESDISAYTYEKTLVMEQRSQILKQMHLTKNEREREIQSITDESRGSIRRKNPANTRLRLSVPEEQVGDGEEKPEEEVQLIHDKNATTFSSSSQSPGDEVETAPEKVHLTWTKEKSVAEKNKSKSPVSPEGIKDFFNMKPEWENLNQSNVRRMHTAVKLNEVIVKKSQDAKLVLLNMPGPPRNRKGDENYMEFLEVLTEHLDRVLLVRGGGREVITIYS; translated from the exons ATGCTGAACAACCTGGCCGACTGCGAGGACGGCGACGGCGGCGCCAGCCAAG GTGATGGCAATCCCAAGGAGAGCAGCCCCTTCATCAACAGCACAGACCTGGAGAAGGGCAAGGAGTATGATGGCAAGAACATGGCCCTCTTTGAG gaGGAGATGGACACCAGCCCAATGGTCTCATCCCTGCTGAGCGGGCTGGCCAACTACACCAACCTGCCACAGGGCAGCCGGGAGCATGAGGAGGCTGAGAACAATGATGGGGGCAAGAAGAAGCCAGTGCAG GCCCCACGGATGGGCACCTTCATGGGCGTCTACCTGCCCTGCCTCCAGAACATATTTGGGGTCATTCTCTTCCTGCGCCTCACCTGGGTGGTGGGCATCGCCGGCATCATGGAGTCTTTCTGCATggtcttcctctgctgctcctgc ACAATGCTGACGGCCATTTCCATGAGTGCAATTGCCACCAACGGTGTGGTGCCAG CGGGTGGCTCCTACTACATGATCTCACGCTCCCTGGGACCGGAGTTTGGTGGTGCTGTGGGGCTCTGCTTCTACCTGGGCACCACCTTTGCCGGCGCCATGTACATCTTGGGCACCATCGAAATCCTGCTG GCCTACATCTTCCCAGCCATGGCCATCTTCAAGGCAGAAGATGCCAGTGGGGAGGCAGCTGCAATGCTCAACAACATGCGTGTGTATGGCACCTGCGTGCTGACCTGCATGGCCACTGTGGTGTTTGTGGGGGTCAAGTACGTCAACAAATTTGCCCTGGTCTTCCTGGGCTGTGTCATCCTCTCCATCCTTGCCATCTATGCTGGTGTCATCAAGTCAGCCTTTGACCCACCAAGCTTCCC GATCTGCCTCCTGGGCAACAGGACCCTCTCGCGCCATGGCTTTGACCTCTGCACCAAGATGGTGGTGGAGGGGAACGAGACAGTGGGCTCCAAGCTCTGGGAGCTCTTCTGCACCTCCCGCTTCCTCAACGCCACCTGTGATGAGTACTTCACCATGAACAATGTGACTGAGATCGAGGGCATCCCTGGTGCTGCCAGCGGCCTCATCCAAG AGAACCTCTGGAGCTCATACCTGACCAAGGGCGTGATCGTGGAGAAGCGGGGGCTGCCCTCCGTGAGCCCCCCCGACACTCCGGTGGACATGGACCAGCCCTACGTCTTCAGTGACATGACCTCCTACTTCACCCTGCTCGTCGGCATCTACTTCCCCTCGGTCACAG GCATCATGGCTGGCTCCAACCGCTCCGGAGACCTGCGGGACGCCCAGAAGTCCATCCCCACAGGCACCATCCTGGCCATCGCCACCACCTCTGCAGTTT ATATCAGCTCTGTTGTCCTCTTTGGGGCATGCATCGAGGGGGTTGTCCTGCGTGACAA gTTTGGTGAAGCCGTCAACGGGAATCTGGTAGTTGGCACCCTGGCGTGGCCGTCCCCGTGGGTCATTGTCATCGGCTCCTTCTTCTCCAcgtgtggggctgggctgcagagccTCACCGGAGCCCCTCGTCTCCTGCAAGCCATCTCCAGGGATGGGATCGTGCCCTTCCTCAGG GTCTTCGGCCACGGCAAAGCCAATGGGGAGCCAACGTGGGccctgctgctcacagcctgcATCTGCGAGATCGGGATCCTGATTGCCTCCCTGGACGAGGTGGCTCCCATCCTCTCCAT GTTTTTCCTCATGTGCTACATGTTTGTCAACCTGGCGTGTGCAGTGCAGACGCTGCTGCGGACACCCAACTGGCGGCCTCGCTTCCGCTACTACCACTG GACCCTGTCCTTCCTGGGCATGAGCCTCTGCCTGGCATTGATGTTCATCTGCTCCTGGTACTATGCCCTGGTCGCCATGCTGATCGCTGGCCTTATCTACAAATACATTGAGTACCGTGG GGCGGAGAAGGAGTGGGGTGACGGGATCCGGGGGCTGTCCCTGAGCGCGGCCCGCTATGCCCTGCTGCGGCTGGAGGAAGGTCCCCCGCACACCAAGAACTGGAG GCCACAGCTGCTGGTCCTGGTCCGTGGGGATCAGGAGCAGAACGTGGTGCACCCGCAGCTCCTGTCCTTCACATCACAGCTGAAGGCCGGCAAGGGCCTCACCATCGTGGCCTCCGTGCTGGAGGGGACCTTCCTGGACAACCACCCGCAGGCACAGAGGGCAGAGGAG TCCATCCGCCGCCTGATGGAAGCAGAGAAGGTGAAGGGCTTTTGCCAGGTGGTGATCTCCTCCAACCTGCGGGATGGCATGTCCCATCTCATCCAGtccagtgggctgggggggctgcagcacaacacagtgctggtgggctggcCCCGCAGCTGGCGCCAGAAGGAGGACCACCAGACCTGGAGGAACTTCATTG AGCTGGTGCGAGAGACCACAGCTGGGCACCTGGCTTTGCTGGTGGCCAAGAATGTTGCTATGTTCCCGGGCAACCAGGAGCGGTTCTCGGAGGGCCACATCGATGTCTGGTGGATTGTCCATGATGGGGGGATGCTTATGCTGCTGCCCTTCCTTCTACGGCACCACAAG GTCTGGCGCAAGTGCAAGATGCGTATCTTCACGGTGGCACAGATGGACGACAACAGCATCCAGATGAAGAAAGACCTGACCACATTCCTGTACCACCTGCGCATCACCGCTGAGGTGGAGGTGGTGGAGATG CATGAGAGTGACATCTCCGCCTACACCTACGAGAAGACACTGGTGATGGAGCAGCGCTCCCAGATCCTCAAGCAAATGCACCTCACCAAGAATGAGCGGGAGCGGGAG ATCCAGAGCATCACGGATGAGTCCCGCGGCTCCATCCGGCGCAAGAACCCAGCCAACACACGCCTGCGCCTGAGTGTCCCTGAGGAGCAGGTGGGCGACGGCGAGGAGAAGccagaggaggag GTCCAGCTCATCCACGACAAAAATGCCACCAcattctccagcagctcccagtccCCTGGTGATGAGGTGGAGACAGCCCCCGAGAAGGTGCATCTCACCTGGACCAAAGAGAAGTCTGTTGCTGAGAAGAACAAGAGCAAGAGCCCTGTCAGCCCTGAGGGCATCAAGGACTTCTTCAACATGAAGCC GGAGTGGGAGAACCT GAACCAGTCCAATGTGCGGAGGATGCACACAGCCGTGAAGCTCAATGAGGTGATTGTGAAGAAGTCCCAGGACGCCAAGCTGGTCCTGCTGAACATGCCAGGCCCTCCCCGCAACCGGAAAGGGGATGAGAACT ACATGGAGTTCCTAGAGGTGCTGACGGAGCACCTGGACAGAGTGCTCCTGGTGCGTGGTGGGGGCCGGGAAGTCATCACCATCTACTCCTGA
- the LOC114012839 gene encoding uncharacterized protein LOC114012839: MNVSSGMICECRVSLPEMRGGRRRTNWVGWISSVRHLVVVLLVQSKVGSGCIQPPSAQGSSVGFCRSLVRVLAPVRLPSGAACTEEAAELLLNHQPIQLLCETSEGFSWWMMVPGQSSLTSGSLLMLARLMESCLKLPSYPAEIPHVLCSKDCTSGSFAEMAPVPEIISGPKKTQKNLSKRLKRIQKWMWHALDVSPNTLAGGAPG, translated from the exons ATGAATGTCTCATCTGGCATGATCTGTGAGTGCAGAGTTAGCCTGCCAGAAATGCGAGGAGGCAGGCGTAGGACAAACTGGGTGGGCTGGATCAGCTCTGTGCGTCATTTGGTGGTGGTGCTTCTGGTCCAGAGCAAGGTGGGCAGTGGCTGCATTCAGCCTCCCTCAGCCCAGGGCTCATCTGTGGGGTTCTGCAGGTCCCTCGTGCGCGTCCTGGCCCCAGTGAGACTTCCCAGTGGCGCCGCATGCacagaggaggcagcagagctgctgctgaaccaTCAGCCTAT TCAGCTGCTGTGTGAGACAAGTGAAGGATTTTCCTGGTGGATGATGGTTCCAGGGCAAAGCAGCCTGACCTCTGGGAGCCTCCTGATGCTGGCTCGACTGATGGAAAGTTGCTTAAAGCTTCCCAGTTACCCTGCAGAGATACCCCATGTCCTCTGCTCAAAGGATTGTACCAGCGGGAGCTTTGCTGAGATGG CTCCTGTGCCTGAAATCATTTCAGggccaaagaaaacacagaagaatcTCAGCAAGAGGCTTAAGAGAATCCAAAAATGGATGTGGCATGCATTGGATGTGAGTCCAAATACCTTAGCAGGGGGAGCACCAGGTTAA
- the SLC12A5 gene encoding solute carrier family 12 member 5 isoform X1: protein MSRRFTVTALPRHGPAAARGPDRGAGGGRLAGRDGRGDGNPKESSPFINSTDLEKGKEYDGKNMALFEEEMDTSPMVSSLLSGLANYTNLPQGSREHEEAENNDGGKKKPVQAPRMGTFMGVYLPCLQNIFGVILFLRLTWVVGIAGIMESFCMVFLCCSCTMLTAISMSAIATNGVVPAGGSYYMISRSLGPEFGGAVGLCFYLGTTFAGAMYILGTIEILLAYIFPAMAIFKAEDASGEAAAMLNNMRVYGTCVLTCMATVVFVGVKYVNKFALVFLGCVILSILAIYAGVIKSAFDPPSFPICLLGNRTLSRHGFDLCTKMVVEGNETVGSKLWELFCTSRFLNATCDEYFTMNNVTEIEGIPGAASGLIQENLWSSYLTKGVIVEKRGLPSVSPPDTPVDMDQPYVFSDMTSYFTLLVGIYFPSVTGIMAGSNRSGDLRDAQKSIPTGTILAIATTSAVYISSVVLFGACIEGVVLRDKFGEAVNGNLVVGTLAWPSPWVIVIGSFFSTCGAGLQSLTGAPRLLQAISRDGIVPFLRVFGHGKANGEPTWALLLTACICEIGILIASLDEVAPILSMFFLMCYMFVNLACAVQTLLRTPNWRPRFRYYHWTLSFLGMSLCLALMFICSWYYALVAMLIAGLIYKYIEYRGAEKEWGDGIRGLSLSAARYALLRLEEGPPHTKNWRPQLLVLVRGDQEQNVVHPQLLSFTSQLKAGKGLTIVASVLEGTFLDNHPQAQRAEESIRRLMEAEKVKGFCQVVISSNLRDGMSHLIQSSGLGGLQHNTVLVGWPRSWRQKEDHQTWRNFIELVRETTAGHLALLVAKNVAMFPGNQERFSEGHIDVWWIVHDGGMLMLLPFLLRHHKVWRKCKMRIFTVAQMDDNSIQMKKDLTTFLYHLRITAEVEVVEMHESDISAYTYEKTLVMEQRSQILKQMHLTKNEREREIQSITDESRGSIRRKNPANTRLRLSVPEEQVGDGEEKPEEEVQLIHDKNATTFSSSSQSPGDEVETAPEKVHLTWTKEKSVAEKNKSKSPVSPEGIKDFFNMKPEWENLNQSNVRRMHTAVKLNEVIVKKSQDAKLVLLNMPGPPRNRKGDENYMEFLEVLTEHLDRVLLVRGGGREVITIYS from the exons ATGAGCCGGCGGTTCACCGTCACCGCGCTGCCCCGCCacggccccgcggccgcccgcggACCCGaccgcggcgcggggggcggccgcctgGCCGGCCGCGACGGCAGAG GTGATGGCAATCCCAAGGAGAGCAGCCCCTTCATCAACAGCACAGACCTGGAGAAGGGCAAGGAGTATGATGGCAAGAACATGGCCCTCTTTGAG gaGGAGATGGACACCAGCCCAATGGTCTCATCCCTGCTGAGCGGGCTGGCCAACTACACCAACCTGCCACAGGGCAGCCGGGAGCATGAGGAGGCTGAGAACAATGATGGGGGCAAGAAGAAGCCAGTGCAG GCCCCACGGATGGGCACCTTCATGGGCGTCTACCTGCCCTGCCTCCAGAACATATTTGGGGTCATTCTCTTCCTGCGCCTCACCTGGGTGGTGGGCATCGCCGGCATCATGGAGTCTTTCTGCATggtcttcctctgctgctcctgc ACAATGCTGACGGCCATTTCCATGAGTGCAATTGCCACCAACGGTGTGGTGCCAG CGGGTGGCTCCTACTACATGATCTCACGCTCCCTGGGACCGGAGTTTGGTGGTGCTGTGGGGCTCTGCTTCTACCTGGGCACCACCTTTGCCGGCGCCATGTACATCTTGGGCACCATCGAAATCCTGCTG GCCTACATCTTCCCAGCCATGGCCATCTTCAAGGCAGAAGATGCCAGTGGGGAGGCAGCTGCAATGCTCAACAACATGCGTGTGTATGGCACCTGCGTGCTGACCTGCATGGCCACTGTGGTGTTTGTGGGGGTCAAGTACGTCAACAAATTTGCCCTGGTCTTCCTGGGCTGTGTCATCCTCTCCATCCTTGCCATCTATGCTGGTGTCATCAAGTCAGCCTTTGACCCACCAAGCTTCCC GATCTGCCTCCTGGGCAACAGGACCCTCTCGCGCCATGGCTTTGACCTCTGCACCAAGATGGTGGTGGAGGGGAACGAGACAGTGGGCTCCAAGCTCTGGGAGCTCTTCTGCACCTCCCGCTTCCTCAACGCCACCTGTGATGAGTACTTCACCATGAACAATGTGACTGAGATCGAGGGCATCCCTGGTGCTGCCAGCGGCCTCATCCAAG AGAACCTCTGGAGCTCATACCTGACCAAGGGCGTGATCGTGGAGAAGCGGGGGCTGCCCTCCGTGAGCCCCCCCGACACTCCGGTGGACATGGACCAGCCCTACGTCTTCAGTGACATGACCTCCTACTTCACCCTGCTCGTCGGCATCTACTTCCCCTCGGTCACAG GCATCATGGCTGGCTCCAACCGCTCCGGAGACCTGCGGGACGCCCAGAAGTCCATCCCCACAGGCACCATCCTGGCCATCGCCACCACCTCTGCAGTTT ATATCAGCTCTGTTGTCCTCTTTGGGGCATGCATCGAGGGGGTTGTCCTGCGTGACAA gTTTGGTGAAGCCGTCAACGGGAATCTGGTAGTTGGCACCCTGGCGTGGCCGTCCCCGTGGGTCATTGTCATCGGCTCCTTCTTCTCCAcgtgtggggctgggctgcagagccTCACCGGAGCCCCTCGTCTCCTGCAAGCCATCTCCAGGGATGGGATCGTGCCCTTCCTCAGG GTCTTCGGCCACGGCAAAGCCAATGGGGAGCCAACGTGGGccctgctgctcacagcctgcATCTGCGAGATCGGGATCCTGATTGCCTCCCTGGACGAGGTGGCTCCCATCCTCTCCAT GTTTTTCCTCATGTGCTACATGTTTGTCAACCTGGCGTGTGCAGTGCAGACGCTGCTGCGGACACCCAACTGGCGGCCTCGCTTCCGCTACTACCACTG GACCCTGTCCTTCCTGGGCATGAGCCTCTGCCTGGCATTGATGTTCATCTGCTCCTGGTACTATGCCCTGGTCGCCATGCTGATCGCTGGCCTTATCTACAAATACATTGAGTACCGTGG GGCGGAGAAGGAGTGGGGTGACGGGATCCGGGGGCTGTCCCTGAGCGCGGCCCGCTATGCCCTGCTGCGGCTGGAGGAAGGTCCCCCGCACACCAAGAACTGGAG GCCACAGCTGCTGGTCCTGGTCCGTGGGGATCAGGAGCAGAACGTGGTGCACCCGCAGCTCCTGTCCTTCACATCACAGCTGAAGGCCGGCAAGGGCCTCACCATCGTGGCCTCCGTGCTGGAGGGGACCTTCCTGGACAACCACCCGCAGGCACAGAGGGCAGAGGAG TCCATCCGCCGCCTGATGGAAGCAGAGAAGGTGAAGGGCTTTTGCCAGGTGGTGATCTCCTCCAACCTGCGGGATGGCATGTCCCATCTCATCCAGtccagtgggctgggggggctgcagcacaacacagtgctggtgggctggcCCCGCAGCTGGCGCCAGAAGGAGGACCACCAGACCTGGAGGAACTTCATTG AGCTGGTGCGAGAGACCACAGCTGGGCACCTGGCTTTGCTGGTGGCCAAGAATGTTGCTATGTTCCCGGGCAACCAGGAGCGGTTCTCGGAGGGCCACATCGATGTCTGGTGGATTGTCCATGATGGGGGGATGCTTATGCTGCTGCCCTTCCTTCTACGGCACCACAAG GTCTGGCGCAAGTGCAAGATGCGTATCTTCACGGTGGCACAGATGGACGACAACAGCATCCAGATGAAGAAAGACCTGACCACATTCCTGTACCACCTGCGCATCACCGCTGAGGTGGAGGTGGTGGAGATG CATGAGAGTGACATCTCCGCCTACACCTACGAGAAGACACTGGTGATGGAGCAGCGCTCCCAGATCCTCAAGCAAATGCACCTCACCAAGAATGAGCGGGAGCGGGAG ATCCAGAGCATCACGGATGAGTCCCGCGGCTCCATCCGGCGCAAGAACCCAGCCAACACACGCCTGCGCCTGAGTGTCCCTGAGGAGCAGGTGGGCGACGGCGAGGAGAAGccagaggaggag GTCCAGCTCATCCACGACAAAAATGCCACCAcattctccagcagctcccagtccCCTGGTGATGAGGTGGAGACAGCCCCCGAGAAGGTGCATCTCACCTGGACCAAAGAGAAGTCTGTTGCTGAGAAGAACAAGAGCAAGAGCCCTGTCAGCCCTGAGGGCATCAAGGACTTCTTCAACATGAAGCC GGAGTGGGAGAACCT GAACCAGTCCAATGTGCGGAGGATGCACACAGCCGTGAAGCTCAATGAGGTGATTGTGAAGAAGTCCCAGGACGCCAAGCTGGTCCTGCTGAACATGCCAGGCCCTCCCCGCAACCGGAAAGGGGATGAGAACT ACATGGAGTTCCTAGAGGTGCTGACGGAGCACCTGGACAGAGTGCTCCTGGTGCGTGGTGGGGGCCGGGAAGTCATCACCATCTACTCCTGA
- the MMP9 gene encoding matrix metalloproteinase-9 gives MALILLGPLAVGLLAISCCAAPLQSKPQMVVTFPGELVSTLSDLELAESYLLRFGYTTEREARTGSKHVSLAKALRKMQKQLGLEETGELDAGTLEAMRAPRCGVPDVGSFLTFEGDLKWDHMDLTYRVVNYSPDLDPAVIDDAFKRAFKVWSDVTPLTFTQIYSGEADIMIMFGSQEHGDGYPFDGKDGLLAHAFPPGRGIQGDAHFDDDELWTLGTGLVVKTRHGNANGANCHFPFTFEGRSYSRCITEGRTDGLPWCATTTSYDRDKKYGFCPSELLYTNGGNSNGSPCVFPFVFDGTSYNTCTTDGRSDGYRWCATTANFDQDKKYGFCPNRDTAVIGGNSQGDPCVFPFTFLGQSYSTCTSEGRQDGKLWCATTSNYDTDKKWGFCPDRGYSIFLVAAHEFGHSLGLDHSSVREALMYPMYSYVQDFQLDPDDVRGIQYLYGRGSGPEPTAPAPVPTKEPQPMPTEAGSTSTTEEEEETPEPTTEPIPVDPSWDACMEKNFDAITEINGELHFFKDGRYWTRSSFWKSGIEGAFSITDTWPGLPAVIDAAFQDVLTKRVFFFAGRQFWVFSGKSVLGPRGIEKLGIGKEAGRISGALQRGRGKVLLFSGESYWRLDVKVQRVDKGYPRATEDVFTGVPLDARNVFFYQDKYHFCRGSFYWRMTPRYQVDRVGYIKYDILQCPQH, from the exons ATGGCACTCATCCTCCTGGGCCCACTTGCTGTGGGGCTGCTAGCCATCTCCTGCTGCGCAGCCCCTCTCCAGAGCAAGCCACAGATGGTTGTCACCTTCCCCGGGGAGCTGGTCAGCACCCTGTCGGACCTGGAGCTGGCGGAG AGCTACCTGCTGCGGTTCGGTTACACCACAGAGCGGGAGGCAAGGACAGGCAGCAAACACGTGTCCCTGGCCAAGGCTCTGCGCaagatgcagaagcagctgggCCTGGAGGAGACAGGAGAGCTGGACGCTGGCACACTGGAGGCCATGCGAGCACCTCGCTGCGGCGTCCCCGACGTGGGATCCTTCCTCACCTTTGAGGGGGACCTCAAGTGGGACCACATGGACCTGACTTACCG GGTGGTGAACTACTCCCCTGACCTGGACCCTGCCGTGATTGATGATGCCTTCAAGCGAGCGTTTAAAGTGTGGAGCGACGTGACTCCCCTCACCTTCACCCAGATATACAGCGGCGAGGCAGACATCATGATCATGTTCGGCAGCCAAG AGCATGGGGACGGGTACCCCTTTGATGGCAAGGACGGGCTCTTAGCCCATGCTTTTCCCCCGGGCCGTGGCATCCAGGGTGATGCTCACTTTGATGATGATGAGCTCTGGACACTGGGAACTGGCTTAG TGGTGAAGACCCGCCATGGGAACGCAAATGGTGCCAACTGCCACTTCCCCTTCACCTTCGAGGGCCGCTCCTACTCCCGGTGCATCACGGAGGGGCGCACGGATGGGCTGCCCTGGTGcgccaccaccaccagctaCGACCGGGACAAGAAATACGGCTTCTGCCCCAGCGAAC TTCTCTACACCAACGGAGGCAACAGCAATGGGTCTCCCTGTGTCTTCCCCTTTGTCTTTGATGGCACCTCCTACAACACCTGCACCACGGATGGGCGCTCCGATGGCTACCGCTGGTGTGCCACCACTGCCAACTTTGACCAGGACAAGAAATACGGCTTCTGCCCCAACCGAG ACACGGCGGTGATCGGCGGCAACTCCCAGGGGGACCCGTGCGTCTTCCCCTTCACCTTCCTGGGGCAGTCCTACAGCACCTGCACCAGTGAGGGCAGGCAGGACGGCAAACTCTGGTGTGCCACCACCAGCAACTATGACACTGACAAGAAGTGGGGCTTCTGCCCTGACAGAG GTTACAGCATCTTCCTGGTGGCTGCCCACGAGTTTGGGCACTCGCTGGGTCTGGATCACTCCAGTGTGCGTGAGGCTCTGATGTACCCCATGTACAGCTATGTTCAGGACTTTCAGCTGGACCCAGATGATGTCCGGGGCATCCAGTATCTCTATG GTCGTGGCTCTGGCCCTGAGCCCACTGCCCCTGCACCTGTGCCCACCAAGGAGCCCCAGCCCATGCCCACggaggctggcagcacctccACCaccgaggaggaggaggaaacacCAGAGCCCACGACTGAGCCCATTCCTGTGGACCCCAGCTGGGATGCCTGCATGGAGAAGAACTTCGACGCTATCACAGAGATCAATGGGGAGCTGCATTTCTTCAAGGATgg GAGATACTGGACCCGCTCATCCTTCTGGAAGTCAGGCATCGAGGGTGCCTTCTCCATTACAGACACCTGGCCTGGCCTCCCGGCTGTCATCGATGCCGCTTTCCAGGATGTGCTCACCAAAAGGGTCTTCTTCTTTGCTG GTCGGCAGTTCTGGGTATTTTCTGGCAAGAGCGTGCTGGGCCCCCGGGGGATTGAGAAGCTGGGCATTGGGAAGGAAGCCGGCCGCATCTCCGGGGCCCTGCAGCGGGGCCGCGGCAAAGTGCTGCTCTTCAGTGGGGAGAGCTACTGGCG GCTGGACGTGAAGGTCCAGAGGGTGGACAAGGGCTACCCTCGTGCCACCGAAGATGTCTTTACCGGCGTCCCCCTTGACGCACGCAATGTCTTCTTCTACCAAG aCAAGTATCACTTCTGCCGGGGCAGCTTCTACTGGAGAATGACACCACGCTACCAGGTGGACCGGGTGGGCTACATCAAGTACGACATCCTGCAGtgtccccagcactga